In Carya illinoinensis cultivar Pawnee chromosome 9, C.illinoinensisPawnee_v1, whole genome shotgun sequence, the following are encoded in one genomic region:
- the LOC122277509 gene encoding heavy metal-associated isoprenylated plant protein 7-like, with the protein MGEENKEQKKKEESKEEKAEEKKEEEPQEIVLKVDMHCEACARKVARALKGFEGVEDVTTDSKASKVVVKGKAADPIKVCERLQKKSGRKVEIISPLPKPAEENKEENKEPKEEKKEEPPAVVTVVLKVRMHCEACAQVLQKRIRKIQGVDSVETDLANEQVVVKGVVEPTMLVDYVYKRTKKQASIVKDEEKKEEEKKEDKEGEKKEEEEGKGEDDKKSDIKKSEYWPSKYSSEYTYPPQIFSDENPNACSVM; encoded by the exons ATGGGTGAA GAAAACAAggaacagaaaaagaaagaggaaagcaaagaagaaaaggcagaagagaagaaggaagaagaaccaCAAGAGATTGTACTCAAGGTTGATATGCATTGTGAGGCCTGTGCTAGGAAAGTGGCAAGAGCCTTGAAAGGATTTGAAG GAGTGGAGGATGTCACCACAGATAGCAAGGCCAGCAAAGTGGTGGTGAAAGGAAAGGCAGCAGACCCCATAAAGGTGTGTGAAAGGCTACAAAAGAAAAGTGGCAGAAAGGTAGAGATAATTTCTCCTTTGCCAAAACCAGCAGAAGAgaacaaagaagaaaacaaagaaccaaaggaagagaaaaaagaagag CCTCCTGCTGTTGTAACAGTCGTTCTGAAAGTCCGAATGCATTGCGAGGCATGCGCTCAAGTTTTACAGAAGCGAATCCGAAAGATACAAG GCGTTGATTCAGTGGAAACTGACCTAGCCAATGAGCAAGTAGTAGTAAAAGGAGTTGTCGAGCCAACGATGCTGGTTGACTATGTGTACAAGAGAACAAAGAAGCAAGCCTCGATAGtgaaagatgaagaaaagaaagaagaagaaaaaaaggaagataaagagggagaaaagaaagaagaggaggaaggCAAGGGAGAGGACGACAAGAAGAGTGACATCAAGAAAAGTGAATATTGGCCATCCAAGTACTCCTCGGAGTATACATACCCACCACAGATTTTCAGCGATGAAAACCCCAATGCCTGTTCGGTTATGTGA